One genomic region from Streptomyces sp. NBC_01304 encodes:
- a CDS encoding molybdopterin-dependent oxidoreductase, with translation MSRPSTASLATPTGIATFTVGGEVAQSFTLTVADLRDGWPQHQAEVTFDCATSGPQHHRFEGPLLHDVMRTAEPGFDPRRRKDRSRFVLAISGGDGHHTVLSWGEIDPDFAGSPVLLATRLDDTDLDAAGSQLVVPSDRCGARYISAITSIWAGACRPAHARMPTRSVTTAGPEAVAN, from the coding sequence ATGAGCCGACCGAGCACCGCATCCCTCGCCACCCCGACCGGCATCGCGACCTTCACGGTCGGCGGGGAGGTCGCGCAGTCGTTCACGCTCACCGTCGCGGACCTCCGCGACGGCTGGCCGCAGCATCAGGCGGAGGTGACCTTCGACTGCGCCACCAGCGGGCCGCAGCACCACCGCTTCGAAGGGCCCCTGCTGCACGACGTCATGCGCACCGCAGAGCCCGGCTTCGACCCCCGGCGGCGCAAGGACCGTTCCCGCTTCGTCCTCGCGATCAGCGGGGGCGACGGTCACCACACCGTGCTCTCGTGGGGCGAGATCGACCCCGACTTCGCCGGCTCCCCGGTACTGCTGGCGACCCGGCTCGACGACACGGATCTCGATGCGGCTGGCAGTCAGCTCGTCGTGCCCTCGGACCGCTGCGGGGCCCGGTACATCAGCGCGATCACCAGCATCTGGGCCGGCGCCTGCCGTCCGGCACATGCGCGGATGCCGACCAGGAGCGTGACGACGGCTGGTCCTGAGGCCGTCGCGAACTGA
- a CDS encoding TlpA family protein disulfide reductase: MSFLLPLLLVVGVLSALNLVLVVGVIKRLREHTELIAAAGSAVDTYTINVGTRVDDFAVATVDGEPLTHQLAADDTLVAFFSPTCGPCKDKLPKFVEYVRRGGIERDRVLVAVVGDPEESAGFIEQLRPVARVVSELSDGALGAAFQVKAFPTILRVAPDGAGGTVVTANDVRLDRPAALAA; encoded by the coding sequence ATGTCGTTCCTGCTTCCGCTCCTGCTCGTCGTGGGAGTGCTGTCCGCCCTGAACCTCGTCCTCGTCGTCGGGGTCATCAAGAGGCTGCGTGAGCACACCGAACTCATCGCGGCCGCGGGCTCGGCGGTGGACACGTACACCATCAACGTCGGTACCCGCGTGGACGACTTCGCGGTGGCCACCGTGGACGGTGAGCCGCTCACGCACCAACTGGCCGCGGACGACACCCTCGTGGCGTTCTTCTCGCCCACGTGCGGCCCCTGCAAGGACAAGCTGCCCAAGTTCGTCGAGTACGTACGGCGCGGCGGCATCGAACGGGACCGGGTCCTGGTCGCCGTGGTCGGCGATCCGGAGGAGTCGGCCGGCTTCATCGAGCAGCTGCGGCCGGTGGCCCGTGTGGTGTCCGAGCTTTCGGACGGGGCGCTGGGCGCCGCCTTCCAGGTCAAGGCGTTCCCCACGATCCTGCGGGTGGCGCCCGACGGTGCCGGCGGCACCGTCGTGACCGCCAACGACGTGCGGCTGGACCGGCCCGCCGCCCTGGCGGCATGA
- a CDS encoding amidohydrolase, with protein MTPRDAQGPADLLISGCTALVHDEHQRIDFLEDCAVVVRDGVIDALLPAAEAAGLPARERIEADGQVALPGFINCHTHTPMVTLRGIAEDLPVEEWFNDWIWPIESNLTERDVELGARLACAEMIRGGVTCFADHYFEMDAVAAVAAESGLRAHLGWAYFSSQGPQGRERSLDFALRTRGAADGRITTALAPHAPYTVDGPDLAATAELALEHGLQVHLHAAENRAQTEHSLATEGRTPIEVLERAGLLDADLLIAHGTGIAESDFAVLARATGRIAVATAPRGYLKFGWDTTPVKELADLGIPVGLATDGAASNNTLDVWEAMTLTALVQKSARRDPTWLTARQALHHATLQSAQALGLGDSIGSLAPGRRADLVLVDVSGPHTQPVHDLAATLVHSARASDVVTTIVDGQVLMRDRKLLTVDVAGTVAELAERLPALTRRSDGTRIQTYET; from the coding sequence ATGACACCGCGTGACGCGCAAGGCCCCGCTGATCTCCTCATCTCCGGCTGCACGGCCCTGGTGCATGACGAACACCAACGGATCGACTTCCTCGAGGACTGCGCCGTGGTCGTACGCGACGGAGTCATCGACGCACTGCTGCCGGCCGCAGAGGCGGCAGGTCTCCCGGCCCGCGAACGCATCGAGGCCGACGGGCAAGTCGCGCTGCCCGGCTTCATCAACTGCCATACGCACACGCCGATGGTCACCCTGCGGGGCATCGCCGAGGACCTTCCGGTGGAGGAGTGGTTCAACGACTGGATCTGGCCCATCGAGTCCAACCTCACCGAGCGGGACGTGGAGTTGGGTGCCCGGCTCGCCTGCGCGGAGATGATCCGGGGCGGTGTGACCTGCTTCGCGGACCACTATTTCGAGATGGACGCCGTGGCGGCGGTCGCCGCGGAGAGCGGGCTGCGCGCGCACCTGGGCTGGGCCTACTTCTCCTCGCAGGGCCCGCAGGGCCGCGAGCGGTCACTGGACTTCGCCCTGCGCACCAGGGGCGCCGCGGACGGCCGGATCACCACGGCCCTCGCCCCGCACGCCCCGTACACCGTGGACGGTCCTGACCTCGCCGCGACCGCCGAACTCGCCCTGGAACACGGCCTCCAGGTGCACCTCCATGCCGCCGAGAACCGCGCCCAGACCGAGCACTCCCTCGCCACCGAGGGCCGTACGCCCATCGAGGTCCTGGAGCGCGCCGGCCTCCTCGACGCCGACCTGCTCATCGCGCACGGCACCGGTATCGCCGAGAGCGACTTCGCCGTGCTGGCGCGCGCCACGGGCCGGATCGCCGTCGCGACCGCCCCGCGCGGCTATCTGAAATTCGGCTGGGACACCACGCCCGTCAAGGAACTCGCGGACCTGGGCATCCCCGTCGGGCTCGCGACGGACGGCGCCGCGTCGAACAACACCCTCGACGTGTGGGAGGCCATGACGCTCACCGCCCTGGTGCAGAAGTCCGCCCGCCGCGATCCCACTTGGCTCACCGCCCGCCAAGCCCTGCACCACGCCACGCTGCAGAGCGCCCAGGCGCTCGGGCTCGGCGACAGCATCGGGTCGCTCGCACCGGGACGGCGCGCCGACCTGGTGCTCGTCGACGTCTCCGGACCGCATACGCAACCCGTGCACGACCTCGCCGCCACGCTGGTGCACAGCGCCCGCGCGAGCGACGTGGTGACCACGATCGTCGACGGCCAAGTCCTGATGCGCGACCGCAAGTTGCTCACCGTCGACGTGGCCGGGACCGTCGCGGAACTCGCCGAGCGGCTCCCGGCACTCACCCGGCGCAGCGACGGCACGCGCATCCAGACCTACGAGACGTAG
- a CDS encoding XdhC family protein, protein MLDIAEELDRWARQGREFAVATVVATNGSSPRQPGAALAVDSAGTAVGSVSGGCVEGAVYDLCRQALADGESTLESFGYSDEDAFAVGLTCGGVIDILVTPVLADSPARAVFTAACAAASRRSAAALVRVAEGPSALLGRALLVHPDGRYEGGLGGDLGLDRAAAEAAHAMLDAGQTGGVAIGEDGSRCGQPLTLLVESSVPAPRMIVFGAIDFASALVRVGKLLGHHVTVCDARPVFATRERFPEADEVVVDWPHRYLAATRLDSRAVLCVLTHDAKFDVPLLELALRLPVAYIGAMGSRRTHQERNERLREAGVTELELARLRSPIGLDLGARTPEETALSIAAEIVAVRRGGSGAALRGAQTPIHHDGARGPARRIGEVA, encoded by the coding sequence ATGCTGGACATCGCCGAAGAACTCGACAGGTGGGCCCGGCAGGGACGTGAGTTCGCCGTCGCCACGGTCGTGGCCACGAACGGAAGCTCGCCCCGGCAGCCCGGTGCGGCCCTCGCCGTCGACAGCGCCGGCACGGCCGTCGGGTCGGTCTCCGGCGGATGCGTGGAGGGCGCGGTCTACGACCTGTGCCGGCAGGCCCTGGCCGACGGCGAGAGCACCCTGGAGAGCTTCGGCTACAGCGACGAAGACGCCTTCGCCGTCGGCCTGACCTGCGGCGGGGTCATCGACATACTCGTCACGCCGGTCCTGGCCGACTCGCCCGCCCGCGCGGTGTTCACGGCGGCCTGTGCCGCCGCCTCACGAAGGTCCGCGGCGGCACTGGTCCGCGTTGCCGAAGGGCCGTCCGCACTCCTCGGCCGCGCCCTTCTGGTCCATCCCGACGGCAGGTACGAAGGCGGGCTCGGCGGCGACCTCGGCCTGGACCGGGCAGCGGCCGAGGCGGCCCACGCCATGTTGGACGCCGGGCAGACCGGCGGGGTCGCCATCGGCGAGGACGGCTCGCGCTGCGGGCAGCCGCTGACGCTCCTCGTCGAGTCCAGCGTCCCCGCCCCCCGCATGATCGTTTTCGGGGCGATCGACTTCGCGTCGGCGCTCGTCAGGGTCGGAAAACTCCTCGGTCACCACGTGACCGTGTGCGACGCCCGCCCCGTCTTCGCAACGAGGGAACGCTTTCCCGAGGCGGACGAGGTCGTCGTCGACTGGCCGCACCGCTACCTGGCGGCGACGCGGCTGGACTCCCGGGCGGTGCTCTGCGTCCTCACCCACGACGCCAAGTTCGACGTACCCCTGCTGGAGTTGGCGTTGAGGCTGCCCGTGGCGTACATCGGCGCGATGGGTTCGCGCCGCACCCACCAGGAGCGCAACGAGCGGCTGCGGGAGGCCGGCGTCACCGAACTGGAACTGGCCCGCCTGAGGTCCCCCATCGGACTCGACCTGGGCGCGCGGACACCGGAGGAGACGGCGCTGTCGATCGCGGCGGAGATCGTGGCCGTCCGGCGCGGCGGCTCCGGTGCGGCGCTGAGAGGGGCCCAGACACCGATCCACCACGACGGGGCAAGGGGCCCCGCACGAAGGATCGGTGAGGTCGCTTAG
- a CDS encoding ABC transporter ATP-binding protein has protein sequence MTAARVELRHCGAAFTLAREAAPAALALYTVLSLATGLLPVAVAWLTKQLLDGLVAGAPGPVLLAHGGGIAAAGLVMGVLPHATGYLRAELERRVGLLAQDRLFAAVDGFQGLARFEDPQFLDRLRLAKEAGRMSPNQAVDGVLGVLRSTATVTGFLGTLLLVSPLMAALVLGAGVPVLLAEVALSRRRARMFWDIGPAERRETFYSELLGTVAAAKEVRLFGIGSFLRTRMLTERRTANRARRRTDLREVRVQSLLGVLAAAVSGAGLVWSVRVAQSGTLSVGDVTVFVAAVAGVQGALTAMAGEVARSHQALLMFEHYAAVTTAGTDLPVREGDAELAPLRGEIEFRDVAFRYSDDHPWVLHGLNLRIPCGSSVALVGLNGAGKSTLVKLLCRFYDPTHGAVLWDGVDLRDIHPAVLRRRIGAVFQDFMHYDLTAAENIALGDLDALDDRDRIRQAAERAGAHPRITALPRGYDTLLSRMFHSGPADDPDTGVELSGGQWQRLALARAFLRDRRDLMILDEPSAGLDAAAEHEIHTALRRHREGRTSLLISHRLGAVREADHIVVLAAGEITEQGDHEELMRLGGEYARLFTLQAQGYGSASPAPADSEPDAAGSDSTEMVGGGLT, from the coding sequence ATGACCGCCGCCCGGGTGGAACTGCGCCACTGCGGCGCCGCCTTCACCCTGGCGCGCGAGGCCGCCCCGGCCGCTCTGGCCCTCTACACCGTGCTGTCCCTGGCCACCGGACTGCTCCCGGTCGCGGTGGCCTGGCTGACCAAGCAGCTGCTCGACGGCCTGGTCGCCGGCGCGCCCGGGCCGGTACTGCTCGCACACGGCGGTGGCATCGCGGCGGCCGGCCTGGTCATGGGCGTGCTGCCGCATGCCACCGGCTATCTGCGGGCCGAGCTGGAGCGCCGCGTGGGACTGCTCGCCCAGGACCGCCTGTTCGCCGCGGTGGACGGCTTCCAAGGACTCGCGCGCTTCGAGGACCCGCAGTTCCTGGACCGTCTGCGGCTGGCCAAGGAGGCCGGCCGGATGTCCCCGAACCAGGCGGTGGACGGGGTACTGGGCGTGCTGCGCTCGACCGCCACCGTCACCGGGTTCCTCGGCACCCTCCTCCTGGTCAGCCCGCTGATGGCGGCGCTCGTCCTGGGGGCCGGGGTGCCGGTGCTGCTCGCCGAGGTCGCGCTGTCGCGCAGGAGGGCCAGGATGTTCTGGGACATCGGGCCGGCCGAGCGCCGCGAGACGTTCTACAGCGAACTGCTCGGCACGGTCGCCGCCGCCAAGGAGGTACGCCTCTTCGGCATCGGGAGCTTTCTGCGCACCCGCATGCTCACCGAGCGGCGGACCGCCAACAGAGCCCGCCGCCGCACGGATCTGCGGGAGGTCCGCGTGCAGTCCCTGCTCGGCGTCCTCGCCGCGGCCGTGTCGGGCGCGGGCCTCGTCTGGTCGGTGCGGGTGGCCCAGAGCGGGACGCTGTCGGTGGGTGATGTCACCGTGTTCGTGGCCGCGGTGGCCGGCGTGCAGGGCGCGCTGACCGCCATGGCGGGCGAGGTGGCCCGCTCGCACCAGGCGCTGCTGATGTTCGAGCACTATGCGGCGGTGACGACGGCCGGCACCGATCTGCCCGTGCGCGAAGGGGACGCCGAACTCGCCCCGCTGCGCGGGGAGATCGAGTTCCGTGACGTCGCATTTCGCTACTCCGACGACCACCCCTGGGTGCTGCACGGCCTCAACCTGCGGATCCCCTGCGGCAGTTCGGTCGCCCTCGTCGGCCTCAACGGCGCGGGCAAGTCCACCCTCGTCAAGCTCCTCTGCCGGTTCTACGACCCCACGCACGGCGCCGTCCTGTGGGACGGGGTCGATCTGCGGGACATCCACCCGGCGGTCCTCCGCCGGCGGATCGGCGCGGTCTTCCAGGACTTCATGCACTACGACCTCACGGCGGCCGAGAACATCGCCCTGGGCGACCTCGACGCGCTCGACGACCGCGACCGGATCCGCCAGGCCGCCGAACGCGCCGGCGCCCATCCGCGCATCACCGCACTGCCTCGCGGCTACGACACCCTGCTCTCCCGGATGTTCCACTCCGGTCCCGCCGACGACCCCGACACAGGGGTCGAACTCTCCGGCGGCCAGTGGCAGCGCCTCGCCCTGGCCCGGGCCTTCCTGCGCGACCGGCGGGATCTGATGATCCTCGACGAACCGTCGGCCGGACTCGACGCCGCCGCGGAACACGAGATCCACACCGCGCTGCGCAGGCACCGCGAAGGCCGCACCAGCCTGCTCATCTCGCACCGCCTCGGAGCAGTGCGCGAGGCCGACCACATCGTGGTCCTGGCAGCCGGTGAGATCACCGAACAGGGCGATCACGAGGAGCTGATGAGGCTCGGCGGGGAGTACGCCCGCCTGTTCACCCTGCAGGCCCAGGGCTACGGGTCCGCCTCGCCGGCACCGGCCGACAGCGAGCCTGACGCCGCAGGATCCGACAGCACGGAGATGGTCGGGGGAGGCCTCACATGA
- a CDS encoding molybdopterin-dependent oxidoreductase yields MSFGIQVNGRPFDAEPRAGQCLRTYLRESGWFGVKKGCDAGDCGACTVHVDGEPVHSCLYPAVRAEGRSVTTVEGLAARDGELHPVQQKFLDAQGFQCGFCTAGFLMTTAALEAEKGCAHDDGKLDDLPRAFKGNICRCTGYRAIEDAVRGVKHTEQPGAGEAVGKSLGAPAGPHIVTGTARYTFDVEVPGLLHMKLLRSPHPHARILAIDTSAALRVPGVHAVLTHEDAPATLYSSARHEHPHEDPDDTRVLDDVVRFVGQRVAAVVAISEQAAEEGCRRIEVTYEQLPYVTDPEEAMRPGAPVIHAGKGAQERIARVENNVAGEVHGEIGSVDDGFAEASVVYEETFRTQRVQHASLETHGCVAYFEPKEDGSGERLTVRSSTQTPFLTRRALCALYGFPEDEVRVVAGRVGGGFGGKQEMFAEDVVALAALKLRRPVKLEFTRAEQFYGASTRHPFTIRIKLGARADGTLTAIQMRVVSNTGAYGNHGPGVMFHSVGESFAIYRAPHKKVDAYAVYTNVVPSGAFRGYGLGQTTFAVESAMDEVARRLGMDPLAFREKNIIGPGDHMVTPIGHDEDLYIASYGLDQCLSIVRSAIAEDRSTEEVPEGWLTGQGAATAMIATAPPNGHYADATVSLLADGTYDIAVGTAEFGNGTTTVHKQITAGALNTTVDRIVVRQSDTAVVRHDTGAFGSAGTVVAGKAVLLAADSLAGRLKTFAARYTGVPRHLCTLDAEAFDCAGRSVTLKELHEAAHARGAQDELTADGYWGGSPRSVAFNAQWFRVAVDPETGEMRILRSVHAADAGKVMNPLQCRGQVEGGVAQALGATLFETVRVDERGEVTTAAFRRYRLPQYADVPRTEVHFMETSDSTGPLGAKSMSESPFNPVAPAFANALYDATGIRFTELPVTRDRVWLAMNQRAARRGKPSP; encoded by the coding sequence ATGAGCTTCGGCATCCAGGTCAACGGCCGGCCCTTCGACGCCGAGCCGCGTGCCGGGCAGTGTCTGCGGACGTATCTGCGCGAAAGCGGCTGGTTCGGCGTGAAGAAGGGCTGCGACGCCGGGGACTGCGGCGCCTGCACGGTCCATGTGGACGGCGAGCCGGTGCACAGCTGTCTCTATCCGGCCGTACGTGCCGAGGGCCGGTCGGTGACCACCGTGGAGGGGTTGGCCGCGCGGGACGGTGAACTCCACCCCGTACAGCAGAAGTTCCTGGACGCGCAGGGCTTCCAGTGCGGGTTCTGCACCGCGGGGTTCCTGATGACGACGGCTGCCCTCGAAGCGGAGAAGGGATGCGCGCACGACGACGGCAAGTTGGACGACCTGCCGCGGGCCTTCAAGGGCAACATCTGCCGCTGCACCGGATATCGCGCCATCGAGGACGCCGTCCGCGGGGTCAAGCACACCGAGCAACCCGGCGCGGGCGAGGCGGTCGGCAAGAGCCTCGGCGCCCCCGCCGGCCCACACATCGTGACGGGCACCGCCCGCTACACCTTCGACGTGGAGGTCCCCGGGCTCCTCCACATGAAGCTGCTGCGCTCCCCGCACCCGCACGCCCGCATCCTCGCCATCGACACCTCCGCGGCCCTCCGCGTGCCCGGCGTGCATGCCGTCCTCACCCACGAGGACGCCCCCGCCACGCTCTACTCCAGCGCCAGGCACGAGCACCCGCACGAGGACCCCGACGACACCCGCGTCCTGGACGACGTCGTCCGCTTCGTCGGCCAGCGCGTCGCCGCCGTCGTCGCGATCAGCGAGCAGGCCGCCGAGGAGGGCTGCCGGCGGATCGAGGTGACGTACGAGCAACTCCCTTACGTCACCGACCCCGAGGAGGCGATGCGCCCCGGGGCACCCGTCATCCACGCGGGCAAGGGTGCGCAGGAGCGGATCGCCCGCGTCGAGAACAACGTGGCCGGCGAGGTGCACGGTGAGATCGGCTCGGTGGACGACGGGTTCGCCGAGGCCTCGGTCGTGTACGAGGAGACCTTCCGGACCCAGCGCGTGCAGCACGCCAGCCTCGAAACCCATGGCTGTGTCGCGTACTTCGAGCCGAAGGAGGACGGAAGCGGGGAACGTCTCACCGTGCGCTCCAGCACGCAGACCCCGTTCCTGACCCGCCGCGCGCTGTGCGCCCTCTACGGATTCCCGGAGGACGAGGTCCGGGTCGTCGCGGGCCGGGTGGGCGGTGGCTTCGGCGGCAAGCAGGAGATGTTCGCCGAGGACGTCGTCGCCCTCGCCGCGCTCAAGCTGCGCCGCCCGGTCAAGCTCGAGTTCACCCGCGCCGAGCAGTTCTACGGGGCCAGCACCCGCCACCCGTTCACGATCCGCATCAAGCTGGGCGCCCGCGCCGACGGCACGCTGACCGCGATCCAGATGCGGGTGGTCTCCAACACCGGCGCCTACGGCAACCACGGACCCGGCGTCATGTTCCACAGCGTCGGCGAGTCCTTCGCCATCTACCGGGCCCCGCACAAGAAGGTCGACGCGTACGCCGTCTACACCAACGTCGTCCCCTCAGGAGCCTTCCGCGGCTACGGACTTGGCCAGACCACCTTCGCCGTCGAGTCCGCCATGGACGAGGTCGCCCGTCGCCTCGGCATGGACCCGCTGGCCTTCCGGGAGAAGAACATCATCGGCCCCGGCGACCACATGGTCACCCCGATCGGCCACGACGAGGACCTCTACATCGCCTCGTACGGCCTCGACCAGTGCCTGAGCATCGTCCGCAGCGCCATCGCCGAGGACCGCAGCACCGAAGAGGTGCCCGAGGGCTGGCTCACCGGTCAGGGCGCCGCCACGGCGATGATCGCCACCGCCCCGCCGAACGGGCACTACGCGGATGCCACCGTCTCCCTCCTTGCCGACGGGACGTACGACATCGCCGTCGGGACGGCCGAGTTCGGCAACGGCACCACCACCGTGCACAAGCAGATCACCGCGGGAGCCCTGAACACGACCGTCGACCGGATCGTCGTCCGCCAGTCCGACACCGCCGTCGTCCGCCACGACACCGGCGCCTTCGGATCCGCCGGCACCGTCGTGGCAGGCAAGGCGGTGCTGCTCGCCGCGGACTCCCTGGCCGGGCGGCTGAAGACCTTCGCGGCCCGGTACACCGGAGTGCCCCGCCACCTGTGCACGCTCGATGCGGAGGCGTTCGACTGCGCGGGTCGCTCGGTCACGCTCAAGGAGTTGCACGAGGCCGCTCACGCGCGAGGAGCGCAGGACGAGCTCACCGCGGACGGCTACTGGGGCGGCAGCCCGCGCTCCGTGGCCTTCAACGCGCAATGGTTCCGTGTCGCGGTCGACCCGGAGACGGGCGAGATGAGGATCCTGCGCAGCGTGCACGCGGCCGACGCGGGAAAGGTCATGAACCCCTTGCAGTGCCGGGGCCAGGTCGAAGGCGGAGTCGCCCAGGCGCTGGGTGCCACGCTGTTCGAGACCGTACGGGTCGACGAGCGTGGCGAGGTGACGACGGCGGCCTTCCGCCGGTACCGCCTTCCGCAGTACGCCGACGTGCCGCGTACCGAGGTCCACTTCATGGAGACGTCCGACTCGACCGGCCCGCTCGGAGCCAAGTCGATGAGCGAGAGCCCCTTCAACCCGGTCGCCCCGGCCTTCGCCAACGCCTTGTACGACGCCACGGGCATCCGCTTCACCGAACTGCCCGTCACCCGCGACCGCGTCTGGCTGGCGATGAACCAGCGGGCGGCGCGGCGGGGCAAGCCCTCCCCCTGA
- the cysS gene encoding cysteine--tRNA ligase: MPLRLFDTATRTVRGFVPHTPGAVSLYVCGATVQSPPHLGHVRSGVNFDILARWLTHTGHRVTLCRNVTDIDDKILTKAAAEPVPYWELAQRNERAFTAAYRALGCLAPTVEPRATGHIPQMIELMRELTARGHAYAAGGDVLFSVGSFAEYGQLSGHRPDDAQSARDTAPGKRDPRDFALWKAAKPGEPHWDTPWGPGRPGWHLECSAMAHHYLGDTFDIHGGGIDLLFPHHENERAQSRAAGSPFARYWMHNAWVTLGGEKMSKSLGNSLLVSELLTRHRPVVLRYYLGAAHYRSTIEYTPAALDEAAAAYGRIEQFVLRAAERLGTALTSEPEPEPVPGAFAAALDDDLGVPQAVALVHQHVRAGNTALAADDKEQTAQLLGTTRAMLDVLGLDPLAPQWSATAPATGGLRDTFDELVGLVLDERRIARDRRDYPAADRIRDRLAAAGVEVTDTPQGPRWSVPGR, encoded by the coding sequence GTGCCGTTGAGGCTCTTCGACACCGCGACCCGCACCGTCCGCGGCTTCGTCCCCCACACCCCGGGGGCGGTGTCCCTCTACGTCTGCGGTGCCACCGTCCAGTCGCCGCCGCACCTCGGGCACGTCCGCTCGGGCGTCAACTTCGACATCCTCGCCCGCTGGCTCACCCACACAGGCCACCGTGTCACGCTGTGCCGCAACGTCACCGACATCGACGACAAGATCCTCACCAAGGCGGCCGCCGAACCGGTGCCGTACTGGGAGCTCGCCCAGCGCAACGAGCGTGCCTTTACCGCCGCCTACCGGGCGCTCGGCTGTCTTGCACCCACCGTCGAGCCACGCGCCACCGGGCACATCCCGCAAATGATCGAGCTCATGCGGGAGTTGACGGCGCGCGGGCATGCCTATGCGGCGGGCGGCGACGTGCTGTTCTCGGTCGGTTCCTTCGCCGAGTACGGGCAGCTCTCCGGGCACCGCCCCGACGACGCGCAGTCGGCGCGCGACACGGCGCCGGGCAAGCGGGATCCGAGGGACTTCGCGCTGTGGAAGGCCGCCAAACCGGGCGAGCCGCACTGGGACACCCCCTGGGGCCCGGGGCGGCCGGGCTGGCACCTGGAGTGTTCGGCCATGGCCCACCACTATCTCGGCGACACCTTCGACATCCACGGCGGCGGCATCGACCTGCTCTTCCCGCACCACGAGAACGAACGCGCCCAATCCCGGGCCGCAGGCAGCCCCTTCGCCCGGTACTGGATGCACAACGCGTGGGTCACCCTGGGCGGTGAGAAGATGTCGAAGTCGCTCGGGAACTCGCTGCTCGTGTCCGAACTCCTGACCCGCCACCGGCCGGTCGTCCTGCGCTACTACCTGGGAGCGGCCCACTACCGCTCCACCATCGAGTACACCCCGGCGGCCCTGGACGAGGCCGCGGCCGCCTACGGCAGGATCGAGCAGTTCGTCCTGCGCGCCGCCGAACGCCTCGGCACCGCACTCACCTCGGAGCCGGAGCCGGAGCCCGTGCCCGGCGCATTCGCCGCCGCGCTCGACGACGACCTGGGCGTCCCCCAGGCGGTCGCGCTGGTCCACCAGCATGTCCGCGCGGGCAACACGGCGCTGGCCGCGGACGACAAGGAACAGACGGCCCAACTCCTCGGCACGACAAGGGCCATGCTGGACGTGCTCGGCCTCGACCCGCTCGCACCCCAGTGGTCGGCCACCGCCCCCGCGACCGGCGGATTGCGGGACACCTTCGACGAGCTGGTCGGCCTGGTGCTCGACGAGCGCAGAATCGCCCGCGACCGCCGCGACTACCCGGCGGCGGACCGCATCAGGGACCGCCTCGCCGCGGCGGGCGTCGAGGTGACGGACACGCCGCAGGGGCCGCGTTGGAGCGTCCCGGGCCGTTGA
- a CDS encoding S26 family signal peptidase: MTRTDPRTGPVLPDPHAAERRHLGARLARAAALLCAVLCTAAVPVAARAYGPLPAVLPGLAALAAWTGVAAAALLGRRLTVVTVRGRSMEPSFLDGDRVLVRRTRRLAAGDVVVLEQRDPHGQWSQPPLPFRSAPAAVHARLWIIKRVAAVPGDTVPRATVPALASVPEAQVPDGRLVLLGDNPEASLDSRQTGYFPAVRVLGTVVRPVARRSDPRPDTPTPTRRQPCR; this comes from the coding sequence ATGACCCGGACCGACCCCCGGACAGGCCCGGTGCTGCCCGACCCGCACGCGGCGGAGCGCCGGCATCTCGGGGCGCGCCTCGCCCGTGCCGCGGCCCTGCTGTGCGCCGTGTTGTGCACGGCTGCCGTGCCGGTGGCGGCACGCGCGTACGGTCCGCTGCCCGCCGTGCTGCCGGGACTTGCCGCGCTCGCAGCGTGGACCGGCGTCGCCGCGGCCGCGCTCCTCGGTCGCCGGCTCACCGTGGTGACCGTACGCGGCCGCAGCATGGAACCGTCCTTCCTGGACGGCGATCGCGTACTGGTCCGGCGTACCCGACGGCTCGCGGCCGGTGACGTGGTCGTACTGGAACAGCGTGACCCGCACGGCCAGTGGTCGCAGCCGCCGCTCCCTTTCCGTTCCGCGCCCGCCGCCGTGCACGCCCGGCTGTGGATCATCAAGCGGGTCGCGGCCGTCCCCGGTGACACGGTGCCACGCGCCACCGTGCCCGCGCTGGCCTCGGTGCCGGAAGCGCAGGTGCCCGACGGCCGCCTGGTACTCCTCGGCGACAACCCCGAGGCCAGCCTCGACTCACGGCAGACGGGCTACTTCCCGGCCGTACGCGTCCTCGGAACCGTCGTACGCCCCGTGGCCCGTCGATCCGACCCGCGCCCCGATACCCCTACGCCCACCAGGAGGCAGCCGTGCCGTTGA